A window of Glycine soja cultivar W05 chromosome 13, ASM419377v2, whole genome shotgun sequence genomic DNA:
aATATTTCAATAGGAAGATTACATCatggatttttttaaactataagctcattgatattgattgaactatttttatttcataataatttgGTTTGGATGTGATGTAACCTAGGTTTAGATTAGTAGAGTGATTCCTGGGTttggaacaattttttttttttttttgctttcgtaGGTAGAAAACATTTTACATGCTATATTTGTATGGAATCTACTTACCGGCCAACCGAAGTGGGAGCAATTTATAAAAGAACAAATAGAGataattttacttttgataGAGGTTTAATTGGATTTTAATGATTTGGTATGGCTATACAATCACGGGAGAATTTTCAATTGATATTATACATCTAAGATAGAACCTGTTCTAAAATTATTGTTTCCTGTCCATGTTGTCATTGCAGATTTATATACACTTTTATTGAAACTATTGGGATTCAAGTCtgaaacaaaatcttaagaccTTTGTATTTGCTCGCTAGCACCATTTTCTAGCAATGTTGGAAGAAGTCCCGCAAGTGGGCAAAAGCGAGAGTGTCGGTGACAATGGGTGAGGTTAAGCATATCTAACGTGTAACCGGGAGAAACAAAGTAACATGTAATAACGTCTTCATGTTAAGGATTTAATTTGATCTATTGTGTATAGTTTTTTCATATATTGTCAAATAAATACAAGAGTTTAACAATCACATTTGTTATCAAAGAAGTTTAGCTTATATATATCTCTCTGTGTTTATGCGTGCTACCATAttagttaacatttttttaggaACAATACTAAGACTTGAATGTATTAGTTTcttatttatctaattttatgtGCCACAAGTAACTCTaaataatcaaaagaattcttatatatgaaattataatgCCACGATGGCTAACTCAAAGCTAAACTGTCAGAATTTTTCAATCctgataaatttatatatttatatatataataaaaacggAGAAAGGCCTGGTTGCTTGTGCAATCTATTATTAATAAGCCCTTGGTAAACTTCTATAGTACATTGTGGGTTGTAATCCAACAAGAAGGGCTATTGCATCTTGCATTTCTACCATTGCATCTTTATTTCAGAAAATTCATTCTGAaatgcaaattttcattttggagATGGAGGATGCAATAATGAAAGTGCAGAAAACAAATGTCCAATTCAAGTAACTCCCAATGGACTGACATATTAATCCTTGGCACTCGATTTAAGTACACTTCAAGAGTTACGTGATGCCATCATCTTTTAGTATGGATCTGCACCAGCTCTTCAATTTCGGATTAATATATCATGGATAGTACACACAACTTTACATGGCATGCATGTTGAAATTCTGATAAAGAACACATGGATATTACATACATATGTACACACCCTGGAATCATTTTGTTATCTATTCCTACAATACATAGCAAAGGAAAATAACTTTCTGATAATGAACGCATAGCTAGCTATATTATCATGTCATCAACTTGGTAACCATTctttatcatataaatatacattttatttgtcattgctatctttatgttttaataaataatttggtTAACTTGAGGACATATTTTATCTTTGGATTATGAAAATGACTAGACATTCTGATTACTTAAATACACTACTACAATTTTTACATATAACATCGGACCTTTAATATCGGTTattcacaaaaccgatgttaacaaaagcgcggtggcatttttttaaataagtagaCTTAGTTAACATAGATTTtccgaaaccgatgttaactagtcgatattaacatcggtcattttaataaccgatgttactatggagtagttaacatcggttttgtaaaaaccgatgttatcgagttgatgttaacatcggttttaagaaaaccgatgttacgtagttgatgttaacatcggttatttttaaaaaaccgatgttgttatcattatatattaaacttaTGAAATTGCACAACCAGCGCActtgaaccctatcgttcttcttctttctccttctgcctgagATCGTCTTTGTGTCAAACTGGCCTGTgcttccgtgactgcaaccacattgtggagatTGTGTTTGTGGAGATCGTCTTTGCCACTTATCGATTGAGGTACAtcctttcattttaacattaggcATTCGTCGTTTTAACATTTGCTCACTTTCGCAGGTCGAAGAAAAGTAGGAAAGGAAAGAGTCTCGAAAAGGGTACTCCCATGGCGTTCTTgttgtttctccttctgcctgagttattgtttgtcgcaaactgggttgcgcttccgtgactgcaaccacattatcgagttcgcgtttgtggagttcgtgtctgcgcttccatcgaaggtatgtctttgttgtatgttaatgatgaaaatccattgttcaatggtcTATCTCTGTTGTGATGTTTCGAAACCCTAGTTAAGCACAAAGGGTTAATCGTAACTGAATCTGTAGtgatttagcttctttttttttttttatcagcaaagataatataatattatatatgaaattgagtaccagaggtacctATACAAAGAGACCAGTAAGATGGTTCCCAAGGGCAGACTAGGGCAGTCTCGAATGGGAAATTAGGTGTGTGTGTACATAACTGCCTTAAGCAGTTATTGCAGAATAAATTATGTGTGTGTTTTTAGGACCATATGTAACTGCCTTAAGCAGTTATTGCAGAATAAATTATGGAGTAACAGCAGGGGGGTTAGATAGTTTTTAGTTGGTTTTCAGGAAGGGAGAGACCAGGCTCTCAAACATCTTGGGGGAAACCCATGTATTAACTGGTTTACTGAGTTTCCTGTGTAATTTGTAATTTctgttctatttcttttgaataaaattcagTCCTTATTCCCTTACCAGTTGGTATCTATCACATTGCTTTCTAGTTTTTACATTggttttgattgtgtttttgggAATCAGTCATTTAGATTAGGATCTTCTTCTCTGGTGCCATAATTTGGTAAAAATCAGGCCCCGAGATATTACACAGAGGGTTTCAGGGGCAAAGCTTTGATTTACatattgaatttcatccaaaattttgacaagtcattgttacttccatcaatattgatattgtatcatgcttaattatatgcattttCTTATTCTAATCATTGTGTGTTGTGTGATTATTTCTTCCATGTAGGTACATGATTCCTATTTGTTGTGAAAGTGAAAtgatgggcagcagcagcaagtgaggtgagtttatatttccttttttttgtctttatctttgttagtttgttatatatttttttattttatatgtttgagttttaaatgtgtaaaaaatagaaatagaaaggtcTGCTGATTGCTTATTAAATACAAAGTAGGATATTTTGGTTGTAGAGTTAAATTATCCCCCAGCCACACAATAGATAGGCTTCTTTGCTTCCATGTTGCCCCCCATAGATAGTAAATAGATAGGTAAGGCTGATAAAACTGAATTAATGAGAGTGATTCTGCCTCCCATAGATAGGCTTCTTTGCTTCTATTTTGCAAGTTTGGCTTCAAACTTCCTTATAATAGGTTGATTGTGATTATTAGCCAGCTCCCACACACAATCCATGAAGATACcttgaatagttttttttttttttggaaggcataaagtataatatattattgagaTAATCAAAATAGTACAAGTGGTactgaatgaaaagaaaatacaaaacacCTCTGGTGCTGCCTCCCAAAATAAAACCCAAACTAACCCATCAATAAAGCCATCTTCACATAGGTTAACCAAAGTACTCCTTTATATTAGAGGACCAATGATTAAAGCTAGTGTTGAAGCCTTTCTCTCTAGATTTTAGCCAAGACCAAGCTAAAAACATAGCCTCTTCCATGACTTTTGAGGAATCAAATTGTTTTCCTTGAAAGATGAGGTTATTCCTATGTTGCCAAATAGTACTAGTTAGAGCCAcccaccacccacaccatctGCTATGGTTTATATTAGCTCCAAATCCTTCACAAAATAGTGTTAAATGACTTGCTGGGACTGCTGGAAGAGGTCCTACTGCCTGGATCCATGTCATGGATTCCCACCACAGGGGCATTGTCCTTTGGCAATTCAAAAATAGATGACCCACTTCCTCCTGCACTTGACCACAGAGAGGGCAGCCAACATCTTGGAATATGACATTTCTTCTTAATAGGTTACCCTTAGTAGGTAATCTGTCCTTGAGGAGCCTCCAAGTGAAGACTGTTGCCCTTGGGGGGATTTTCATCTTccatattaatttgaaatttctgaCATCTGTGGCTGAGGCATTGGTGTTCAGCATTATTCTATAGGCTGACTTGGTGGAATATACTCCTGTTGATTCAGCTTTCCACATCATATTGTCCTTCACATATCTCTGAATAGAGATAGAAGTAATATCCTCCATAAAATTCACTGCCAAATCATTTTCGTGGTCAAATAAATTCCTCCTCCATTTGAAATCCCATCTCCATCTATCTTCAGAGAAAGTTCCCATCTTTGAAATGGTGTTGTGTTGCTGTCTACTGATCATAAAAAGTGAATTATATTTCTGCTGTAGAGTGCAGTCTTCCCCTAACCATTTTTCTGTCTAGAAATGAATTTTGTCACCCCCACCAACCTTCCAAGCCAGGTTTTGTTGAAAGAGGCTTTGACCAGAGTGATGATAAATCTTCCTCAAGTCCCTCCACCAGTGTGAGCATCCCCTTTTACCTCTGCCCGACTAAAACTCTTCCCAACCTCCATATTTAGAGTTAATGATTCTAGCCCATAACTGCTGCTGGTTAGAAGCTAAGGCCCATATCCAtttgcccaacaaagcttcaTTAAATTTAGATATTTCTTTAATCCCCAAACCACCTTCCTCCTTAGGTAGGCAAATAACCTCCCATTTTACCCAGGGAATTTTCTTGTAGTCCTTGTCTCCCCCCCACAAAAAGTTTCTTTGCAATGCTACCAATCTATGAGCTACCTTTTGAGGAATCTTGAAGAAGGAAAACAGATATATTGGTAAAGCATTGAGGACCGAATTGATTAGAGTCACCTTCCCTGCCATGGAGATATTCTTCTGTGCCCACTTAGATAatttgtgatgcaatcctccctaggaaaggaccagtcactagaaccatgagcaagaggctccaagaagattgggctagagctgctgaagaaggccctagggttctcatgaaccttagggtagatttctgagcccatgggccaaggttgggtccaattatctttgtacatattagactaggatgtcattatctttgtaccctagaaatataggatttttcagcccttgtattttagggcacctagactagtttttgtattaggggtagttttgtaatttcacatgcactaagtggatatttgatgtgtgtggttggaaataaatttaattgaattggtagaagcccaatccaattaaattttagagggggaggtgagcatttgcttactacaccccattgtcacatcatatagtcacactttgtgcatgtccttcatgcttttcatgcctcatgacacctaagcacacttagtggagaatcttggaattgatcttggattagtgagctgaaccataactaaaattcactaatcataattagtgaaattttggctccaaagtttggctccacaaattcaatttcaaattcaagtgaaatttgaatttccctccaattttgtgtgacacttaggctataaatagaggtcatgtgtgtgcatttttttcaactttgatcatttgaatattaacttcagatttcagagctcttttagagcactaaattttgtgctcttctctccctctcccttcattcatctccttcttcctccaagctcttatccatggcctcctatggtggtgagcttcttctagactcatcttctccttggagtggcgtctcctctctctcttccttctccattccgctgccattcatcttccaaggagcaaaggaatccattgatgaagaagatcctaggcctacaagctccaatggagcttacatcatgtggtatcaagagcatcttcatctgggtgatgttcttttgcttcctctatctttttgttcggtgaattctctttaattccttgttcttcatcttattctccatgtatatcctccattttcttgtggtttggtgctgtttagagtagattcaaaaaaaataaaccgattaaatcttagatctacacttgttcttgcatttctatggttcaaattttgtagatctactcttgaatcttgtttttgtgttgattttaggttctatcaactTTCATTcgtaatattcttgtgctgaaactttagatctaaattttgttccaaaatattgattagaaaaaaaaaacacaaaaatctaagtgtaaatcacttaatccatgttgtcttagagtcatgtttagtcatagtaattgtcacattatgctctaagtttgtgttgaatttttattttgtttattgaattctagatacatttgttcatgtattcttgtcattcttagtctatcttttgaattttgagtctaattcatgcatgttatttagttcataacatgttctaaatcaattcctagaagtagtcttgttgttgaactcttttttgttttctaagattcctacatgatgcctatgatgaagttgagttgtggtgctgagttgtggctggatttgtgaatcaaataagtcttaagctctcttgaattgtgttattcaagataattgagcataagcaaacacaaattgtaactatccaagccttaagcaacataaacactactcttgatttctaggttgaaatcgctggtgctggcagcttgaacatacaaaattgtataaattactgggaattggtcactacgaattttgagctgaaatttttactgaattttatatacatctggaaaaaaattataaaaaaagaaccaagcgatttggattaaaggaaagaataataaaaattacacaagttggcagaaaaatcagtgtccaggaaaaaaaagtgaaagggaagtgtgcttgttgttttggctcaaaaatttgttctataattggtgcctattttataccaatcctagttctgaaatttaaattgaaaattattgtgaaaacaagtgccaaaactagaggtttcttgagttttttttttttagtttttctactctactctagagccattctaggtttctctttgagtcctagcttgcttttttgtgcttttcattgctttaattgttgaataatccttgaaaatttgtcttgttaaaactctattggtttagctttcatttcattttttttgtctttggttattgcttgtctctttgtttccttgtttgtgagttgccatatagggaattggaaatgaggattggtgccatatcttgaagaatttgagtcaagaagaaaggggccaaccaccttaagagctattggactaagaagcactccaaattgagtgaaacactaaagagagaatagccaccacaattgaggactttttttttctttgtaattttgtaattggcaatttgctttgctttcaaattttgtaacaaaaaggcctttcattggaagtaagttgggagcctccgctaggtcaccctacttccatttgtgtgtaataattttaggcaattttcccttaggatagtgagtgttttgttgggaaccttaaatgaggtcatccaaacactcttaggatccgcctagtttgcatttcttgcactttaatttcttgcttactttcatagcttatttcttttaccctccattgtcaaaccgcctagatagcttgccttttaccaattagtttttaccttatctttcacaccttttttagtgtttattttggctagtttcaaccatagtttcttttaccttttgttttcaaacccccaacaagaaagaaccataacttaggaaccagcatgagtcttcattcttcatctagtgttaatggtgagggttctactcctaaggaccccttgtataagatattagatgagttgagatcccttaagttgtggaaagaaaaacaagagagaaaagaaaa
This region includes:
- the LOC114382642 gene encoding uncharacterized protein LOC114382642, which produces MGTFSEDRWRWDFKWRRNLFDHENDLAVNFMEDITSISIQRYVKDNMMWKAESTGVYSTKSAYRIMLNTNASATDVRNFKLIWKMKIPPRATVFTWRLLKDRLPTKGNLLRRNVIFQDVGCPLCGQVQEEVGHLFLNCQRTMPLWWESMTWIQAVGPLPAVPASHLTLFCEGFGANINHSRWCGWWVALTSTIWQHRNNLIFQGKQFDSSKVMEEAMFLAWSWLKSREKGFNTSFNHWSSNIKEYFG